The genomic segment CGGCGTGCAGATCGGCGTGGTGGCCGACAAGGTCTCGGAAGTCGCGAGCATCGCCAGCGAGGACATCGACCCCACGCCCGACTTCGGGGCCGAGATCCACACCGAGTTCCTGCTCGGCCTCGGCAAGTCGAACGGGCGCCTGCGGCTGCTGCTCGACATCGAGCGTGTGCTGTCCACCGACGAGGTGTCCGCGATCGCGTCGCTGCCGGGCCTCGCGCAGGGTGCGTGATCGCGACGTCCGCGAACCCCCGCCGCCGAGTCGGACCTCCCCCGCCACCCCGCCCGCATGTCGACCATCGGCACCCCTGACACGCTGCCCAGCGAACCGCTGCTGACGGCGCCCGACCTGACGCCCGACGACTTCCGCCGCGTGCGCCAGATCGCCTACGAACGTGCCGGGCTGGCCATCCCTGCCGGGAAGGAGGGGCTGGTGCGCTCGCGCGTTTCGAAGCGCCTGCGCGACGGCCAGGTCGCCACGTTCCGGGCGTATCTCGACGGCGTCGAGGCGAACCCGAACGGCGAGGAGATGGTCCGCCTCATCGACCTGCTCACGACCAACAAGACCGACTTCTTCCGCGAACCGGCACACTTCGACTTCCTGCGGAACCAGGTGCTGCCGGGGGTGGTGGCGTCGGGCCGTCCGCTGCGCATCTGGAGCGCCGGCTGCTCCACGGGCGAGGAGCCGTACACGCTCGCCATGGTGCTGCGCGAGTCACTGCCGGCGCGCCACGACTTCCGGATTCTCGCCACCGACATCTGCACCCGGGTGGTGGCGGCGGCGCGCGCGGGCACGTTCTCGGCGCAGCAGCTGTCGGACGTGTCGCGCGAGCGGCGTGCCCGCTGGTTCACGGCCACGCCCGATGGCGGCGGCACGGTCGGGCCCGAGCTGCGCACCCCGATCAGCTTCGCGCACCTGAACCTGATGGCGCCCTGGCCGATGAGCGGCCCGTTCGACGCGATCTTCTGTCGCAACGTCATGATCTACTTCGACAAGCCCACGGTGACGCGCCTGGTGGGCCGGTTCCACGAGCTCCTCGCGCCGGGCGGCCACCTGTTCATCGGGCACTCGGAGAGCCTCACCGCGGTCGAGCATCGCTACCGCTACGTGCAGCCTGCGGTGTACGCGAAGTGAGGAGCGCGGCCGACCCCCGCGTGCTGCCGGCGCGCAACGTGATCGTCGGGATGGCCGACATGAAGGTCTCGGCGAACCCCGACGAGACGCTCATCACCTATGCCCTCGGCAGCTGCCTCGGCATCGTCGTGCACGATCCCGTGGCCCGCGTGGCCGGCATGCTGCACGTCATGCTCCCCAGCTCGTCCATCGACGAGGTGAAGGCGAAGTCGCAGCCGGCGATGTTCGTGGACACCGGCGTCCCGATGCTGTTCAGGGAGGCCTATCGCCTCGGGGCCCGCAAGGAACGGATGTCGGTGATCGTCGCCGGCGGCTCGTTCGCGGGCCGCATCGATGCCGAGGACAGCTTCCAGATCGGCAAGCGCAACATGCTCACGCTGCGCAAGCTGCTGTGGAAGAATGGTGTGCTCATCCACGCCGACGACACCGGCGGCGTGCAGCAGTCGCGCACGATGTCCGTGCTGGTCTCCACCGGCCTCGTGCAGCTCCGGACCAACGGGGCGCTCACGGTGCTGTCGCCCGACTCCGGCGCGTTCCAGCCGGCCCCCGCGTTCGCGCCGGCCGCCGCCGCCGTTTCCCAGAGGTAGAGGACCATGACCCTGAACGTGCTCGTGGTGGACGACAGCGCGGTGATGCGCGCGATGATCCGCCGGACCCTGTCACTCAGCGGCATCGCGCTCGGCGAGGTGTTCGAGGCCGCCAACGGTGTCGAGGCGCTGCAGCGCCTGGGCGACCACTGGGTGGACCTCGCCCTGCTGGACGTGAACATGCCGGTCATGGACGGCGAGGAGCTCCTCAGCCGCATCCGGGCCAGCGAGGAATGGCGCGCCCTGGCCGTGATCATCGTCAGCACCGAGAGCAGTGACACACGGCTCGCCCGCCTGCGCGCACACGGCGTCGAGATCGTGCACAAGCCGTTCACCCCGGAACAGCTCCGG from the Gemmatimonadaceae bacterium genome contains:
- a CDS encoding protein-glutamate O-methyltransferase, whose translation is MSTIGTPDTLPSEPLLTAPDLTPDDFRRVRQIAYERAGLAIPAGKEGLVRSRVSKRLRDGQVATFRAYLDGVEANPNGEEMVRLIDLLTTNKTDFFREPAHFDFLRNQVLPGVVASGRPLRIWSAGCSTGEEPYTLAMVLRESLPARHDFRILATDICTRVVAAARAGTFSAQQLSDVSRERRARWFTATPDGGGTVGPELRTPISFAHLNLMAPWPMSGPFDAIFCRNVMIYFDKPTVTRLVGRFHELLAPGGHLFIGHSESLTAVEHRYRYVQPAVYAK
- a CDS encoding chemotaxis protein CheD, whose product is MADMKVSANPDETLITYALGSCLGIVVHDPVARVAGMLHVMLPSSSIDEVKAKSQPAMFVDTGVPMLFREAYRLGARKERMSVIVAGGSFAGRIDAEDSFQIGKRNMLTLRKLLWKNGVLIHADDTGGVQQSRTMSVLVSTGLVQLRTNGALTVLSPDSGAFQPAPAFAPAAAAVSQR
- a CDS encoding response regulator, which encodes MTLNVLVVDDSAVMRAMIRRTLSLSGIALGEVFEAANGVEALQRLGDHWVDLALLDVNMPVMDGEELLSRIRASEEWRALAVIIVSTESSDTRLARLRAHGVEIVHKPFTPEQLRNTILQVTGLTHAAASNDSASSSGDFDF